Part of the Xiphophorus couchianus chromosome 2, X_couchianus-1.0, whole genome shotgun sequence genome, AGTTGAAGGAGTATGAGtaatttcttgttttgctgTAAATATTATCAGCTTTCAGTTATCTGTGGAAAATTCCAGAGATAAGTGATTGGGGAGTTATTCATAAATCATTGATTACTTTCCACAGTTATTAATGACCTAAAGATGGTCTTTAAACTATTGGTCTTTAAACTATACATACCATGTTGGGATAAAATGGGTTGCTTTGTTAGACATTCTTCTTCCTGTGGTGTAAACATACAAGTGGTGCAGCCGAGACAAAGATGTTTTGGAGGAAATGGCCATGAAAAAGCATTAGGACACAGTGTGTTTACTTGGTTTAACAGCGAAAAGGTTAGAGGTCACCATCCGTTTACATCCACTCTATCTGCTGCTGCACATGCCTAAGCCGGCAATTACAAAATAGATACGTGGCTTCCTCAGTGAGTCTATATTGTTCTCTGAGAACTTCCTTAAATTCATTTCCCCAGGAGACAGGTAGGTttgcttcaaaaatatttgtaagtgTTGTACCCAGAAATCAGCTCTgataatagcaataataataataattaattatccCAAACACATCCTGTTTGTCTGATTGTGTTTGCATGTCAACTTTTATCTCATGTAGTAAACTCCAACCCGGTTAGTCACAGTGACACTCCCCAACTCAAGTTTAAACAGGCCAGCTGTGTGCATACTTTCATACACTGAGCCACGCAGCCCGCAGAGACctcaaccacacacacacaatacagAGTGACATTTAAAGAGCAGGGAGGAAATATCTTCCTCTTCACACAACTTTGAGGGATTCCTCACCTTCCCAGTTCTTCTCCAAGATCATAGAAGTCCTCCACGTTCTCCTGCTTGAATACCGCCATGCCAGGTGTCCTCATTGATGTGGCGGTCTCCTTGACGtgtgctgcagaagcctgtgGATCAGTCTCCCCTGGAGCAGTCTTCCTATTTATCAACTCCACAGGTTCGACTCTGTTGGTGAATAAAGGGTGTTCATGTTGGTCTCTGACTTAAGGCATAACATTTTTCTACCACATGTTCCAGCTTGCTGTAGCTGCACCTACTTTCACATCACAGCAGAAAAGCCATCAACTTGACCGGCAAACACAATGCAAAACAATAATGACTGATACAAATGATCTATAATATAGGAGTACTACCAGTTGGACAAAATAGGAATTTTAGTTCTTGCGATTATTGAAGGATTAGAGAGGGAAAGAGGATTTCTGCGTAATTAGGGCAAGGCCTctactgtgaaacattttatctggaacaaacataaactgattaaaattaCAAGGCCTTTCCGGGTGTTCTGCTTGAAAATCTAAAGACAAACTGGAAACAAATAGTCTACCTTGGCTGTGAACAGATTGGTACAAGCAAATACAAACTGAAAAGCCACAAACTTCCTATCTAGTGAGTTTCACAAACTGCCATCAAACAGACACTTGAGGTTGTACCGTCAGTAAGATGGAGAGTAGAGGATAAAAACTGCATCAAGTCCCACGTCTCCTACAGCCGGTCCGGTCCTCTCATAGGTGCAGCAGCTGAGGCAGAAACCTGGTCCTCTGGCTCCTCTGCTGCCAACTCGCACAGCAAACCAGTCAGGCTTTGTTTCTACACAAGTCCCTCCCCCCACAAACCCGTCTTTACTGATCTGTTATGAAGTATAGCGTGCAGCAGAAGAGAGGAAGGCAATCAGCAACGATCACCGCATGTCTGCTATTTGGTCTGACATGGTTTTTGAggaactgagaaaaaaatttgtATCTACATCCCGGATGCAAATAAAACCAGATGCTCATGTCAGAAGTTTTTATTGAATCGGTTTTACAAAAGCTAAGAGATACATAGACTTTAACAATTCCCATCTAAAATCTGACAGATTAAGACAGACTTGCATCAAAACAAGTTGAAGTGCCCTGTAGTATTCTGAGTTTTCTTAATGCGTTTGTGCAATACACTgccaaaaaacatgagaaaaaaaaagaggaaacacaGAAGCAGAGATAAGTTTTCAATGTAGCTTATTTAAACTTGCAACAGACTGAAAGGGTTTTCGACAGAGCAACTTATTTCATTACTAGTTGtaagaatgaataaaaaaatttatctaAATAATTGGGAAATGTTGATCTCATGAGAAACCTGCTCTCATAAACATGTTTGAtgacagcaaaaagaaaaattcaaacattttccaatgttttacatttgatttaaaactgtaaaccaGGTCAGGTCCAGATACTGCAGCAACGGTTGCTGATCTGTGTAAACGGGTTCAAGTGAGTGAAAAGAAACTTTCCCATCTTCCTCACATCGAATACCATCCATCAAGGTTTTCACAGTTCATtagccaaacacacacacaagttcTAATTCCTAAACAAATGGTTGAGATATCAAGTTGTCCACAGCGATCAGCAATATGGTCCTTCACATTCTGAAGATACCTGAATGTGGATCAACATGGAagattttccttttattgtcaAAGTTTTAAGGAAAAATGCTTCCCTCATTAATTATGAATCACAATtcaatttttataaaatcagtACAAAGGCAGACTTTTTAactattattataaaattatataaaaaattttacCAGAGTATCTATAAAATTGAGTGAAGACTTGAGAAACGTTACACTGCCACTCAGTGGACAAAAATAGCAAAtacaacagaatattttttctgaggTTAGGTtcagagaaaagaaatgcagaaaaaaaacctaaaagttTCTGTAAAGTAAGgatatttcacacaaaaaatacagacaaaGCTGTCAGAGTTGAAAACAATATCCAATTTTCTCTGAATTACCTTTCATGTGAAAGAGGGATGCAAGTGGAAAAATAATCAGCTGTATGAAGCAACTGTAAAATACTTAcggctttttaaaataactagaTGATACAAATATTGAACACAAATATTAATGGACTGATTAATGGGACAATACTGGCTCTCAGTCATAAACATTAATTCTACCTGCCATTTAtgcaactgaaaacagaaaaatattttgtttttagctcatccattcattttgactttttagaTTTGAGGAAATTGCTtgaatgaaactttaaaaactaaggaatgtttcagcaaaatatttcagttacaGCATGAATAATTCAAgtgcatcataaaataaaatgacaaagaatcctttacaagaaataaaaaagctctATGACAATGTTCCTTTCCtcaaagaaaggaaataaagcagagaataaaaatagatttttcttttgtgtaaatgtgagcacaaaaaaagaaaaaaggaattctTCAAAAGGtataaaaatgcttgaaaatacTGTTTCGGGCTGCATGGTTCGGCAATATAGAAAAGTAAACTGCTGGCAACAAACAACATGAACATAGAtagcaaaaatactttacacaatgaaaaaaaaaagcaggaatcCTGATACAATGTGTTTTATCCTTTGAtttcagttcattattcaaCAATTTTTGATGCAGAGGCCAACTCCGAACTGGGAAAATAAAACCCTTCAGCAGCTATAAAGCGTTGCCGCTCTGTGGAGAAGCTCCCTTTGTCTTCATTCTTAAAGCGACACAGCCTGGAAATAAAAAGCTCAGTTATCCTCATCATCGTCGCTGACAAAGCTCCGTCGATCCAGACTCGTCTCCCTCTCCTTCAGGAATGTCTGTCTGATGGCCTCCAGCTCCGTCAGCTCCAGGCGAACCTTCTCCAGGTGGAAGGAGCGGCGGTTCTGGATTTGCCTCAAGGGGAACGGGTTCATGTCCACGAAAGCAATGTTCATCAGCttcctggaaaataaaacaaaaaataatttctgattaaagtattttaaacagCAGATAATATTATCCTCTTAGTTTTTGGGTTCCTCTCTAAATTACTAGCCTGGATGTGAACTGTCTCATCTCAGATACATGAATGGAAATCGCCTGCCTACAGCACCCCCTGCTGGTGAGTGTCACTGTTTTCCAACAATCTAAGAAGCAGCTGGATTTTTTCTAATTCCCTCATATAGAATGAAGATGAACTCTTGTAATTTGAGAcagaagtaaaaaatgtttatgagaTTGTGGAAAATTATAATTAACATTTCAATCAATGCTGCACACTTAAAAAATTGATCATAGTAtacctctttttttgtttgtttgtgcacaTAAAGAGTATCTGGGTTATCATTTCCATCCTTACTGCTGGAGAAACATTGTTCTGAACAATGCAAAACCTTCCTGTTATCAAAGTGACCTGACCTTGAGTCCAGGATTGTGCGCGTAAAGTATCGAAGGTATTTAAAGATGGCCGTCGTGTCCTGCAGCTTCAAAAACTCTTCTTCTTGGTATTTGAAGAGGGCGAGAGCAAATCGAAATATAATCTgtagaagggaaaaaaaaaaaaaacattgcatgactttctgtttgcacctttatgtgttaaaaaaaaaaaagctgttaaaacTGTCCACAAGCTGAAAGACGACAAACTTTCTTGGTGAATTTTACAAGTTTCACACAAAGTCTTCACAGACTCTCAGGAATTAAAAGGTGTTAGTCAAACTGTGATGTTTCCTTTACCCCTTTAACAGGGCTCTGCGGCTCTATgaccatgttaaaaaaaaatatcgtACTCTTTTCCATGTCTCACCTTTGGCCCCTCAAACAGAAAGGCATCCCAGATCTTGAACAGGATGTCGCTCACCACGCTGTCCACAAACACCACCAGGAACCAGTTGAAGGTGATGAGGGAGAAATCCACCTTGTGCTGCTCAAAGTGGGCGTGAAGGCGCGGCAACTTCTCACTCATCAGGTCCTTGAACACACGCTGGTCAACCTGCAGGAAGCAGACATTCACATTTTACAGAAGTTAGAGGTCAAATCTAAGAGAGGAAATTAATCAGCcgtcaaataaatttgaaacactcaaaaaactaaaattgtaaTTAGGGCCGAAaagattaatcggattaattgattattgaaatacttgccaactaatttagtaagaAATTAATCGTTAATTGGAGTATACAGTCTTTAagaaaggccatttgctgaactctgattaattgtcagaataatcgataacTGAAATGACCATTAGTTGCAGCCCGACAACAAAACTCTTAACATAAATAAGCTAAGTTACCTGAGAGCCCAGCAGAGTCTTTGTGTAATAATCTCTTGGCATGAAGACCTCTATGATGGCTACAAGAGTCCAAAAGGCATCTTCTTGGTCTAGATAAAGCAAGGCGATTGCTGCTAGCCtaagaaaacacacattaaataggaatatttttaaaagccagcaAATAATAGAAACCCAGAGGTGCCAGATGTGGTCCGGTACCTGTTGAGACCCTGACAGTAGCCGATGTCTGGATTCCTCCAGGAGAAGGCCACTAGAACATTCCGCAGCTTGTGGATCCCGCCTGCGCTCGGCGAGGCGTAGTGCTTGTTGTTGGGCAACGTCCGGAGCAAGTCCAGCTCGATCTGCTTGGACGCCGGGTTGGGCCGATCCCGCGCCACGTTCAGCAGTGTCTCGTAATAATCCGGGGCCAAGTGGTCGCGGAACTTCTTGACGTGGGAGGTGATGCACCAGCGCCACACGATGGAGCGGTGCTTGTGCGGCACACCGCAGCGGATCAGAGCCTTGAGCTCGGGGGAACGCACCAGGTCTCTGTTCATGGTGCTGGCCAGAAAGTTCTCCCACTTCACCCCGACTGAAACCTCCTGGTCGGTCATGGACAGGGACTTCAGCTCTAAGGCCCTCACCTTTGCAACCagcttctcctcttcctcctcttcctctgggaCCGTCTTGAAGCCATACACATCATATTCACTGAcggagagagaaaataaaatcaatcaccTTCAATctgcaaacagataaaaaaaaaattttataaaagaGAAGCTCAAAGGTAGAAACTAAAAGTTTCTTAGGGTTGCTTTGGATATATAATAATACATTTGCACCATGACAGCATGCCTGAGCTTGTCCGGAAGTAACAGCaaataatgactgaaaaacacCAAGCAGCAGACAGAGTTTTTCCAGTCACGAATATTTTCATGAAGCTATAAATTAAAGTACAACAGGTCCTGGGGCTGCACAAACCTTTGAGAAACAGACTTCTTCCACATAGATTTCAggtgaaacacaaacaaaatcagacaagcTCTGGTCAGAATTTCCCtctcaaatattttcacactttgttACATTAAAACCACCAGATAATAGATTAAATAATAGATTAGAAGTCAACAGAacctctgcagcttctccataTTTAACACGGCTCTCAAGGCTGCTCCTTTGCTCAATACTCTCCTTGCCCAGCATGTCATTTTGAAGCTGAAAGGAAGAACTTAAATCTAGCAAACAATTAGTACCTGACTGAATTTGGTTTGAAGATTTGGTGTTCATTCTGGTCCGGGCTCTCCACCTGCAGGGCGTCCTCCAGTAATCTGGAAATGACTTCCCGGGCCGGGTCCTGCTCTGACGAACAGACCGGCTTTCTCACCTCCTGAAGCAGCACCAAATATTTACTCTCCACTTGACAGAGTTTGGCCTCCAGAGCTGTGCACTGCAACAAGGGTGGgaataatagttttaatttctcacacattcatatttGTGAAGATCGAGTTGAACTTACGCaagtttacagttttttttaattgtttttaccTTTGCTTCTAAAGCCTTTTCCCGAATCTCTGCATTCCTGCGCATAACAGTCAACTCCAGGATCTCTTTATTCAGAAACTTGTTTTGGGATTTGTAGCCTTGAAGACTGTcctaaaattgaaaataaaagaagcaaaacagttTACCGgtgagatttaaaataaaacatctttttgaCCTCCCACCCCCTCTGGTTTAAGAATTGTCTTCTGCACCTTCAGGATGCTCAGTTCCTGCTGAGGTGGCGGAGAACCAGCGTCGCTCACATTCCCGCTCTGCTCAGAGTTTTCCTGCGACAGCTTCACGATGACCTGATCTTTGGCCTGGATGGTCTCCATCAGCATCCCCAGCTGGTCATTAATTTCCCCCACCTTGATTTTCAGACCCTTCAGCTCCTGCTGCAGGCTCTCTTTCTCCAGAGAGAGACGCTCCATGTGTCCACATAGTGACTGGATCTGTATGTCTCGCTCCTGGAGGACCGCCTCCAGCTGGGTGACGTCCTCCTGGTTCACGGCCGGACTGGGAGCCTGCTCCAGGGCTGCGGACAGATCCGGAGCTGCTCGCCATACACTGGGCCTCTCAAACTGGGAGGTTCTGAGAGTCTGCTGCAGGAGCCTCACCAGCTCCTACAGGGGCAGGAAGACGAGATCTTTTTGGAATTAACAAAACCTGAAGcttaaaactgtgaaaacatGGAAGCTATGGCAAGCAATCAACCACATTTATTTTGGTGGGTATAGAGGAAGTCACAGCGACGAGGTTAATGAGATCATTTTCATGCTCCGACTTTCTCCTGTAGTTGTagccatctttgtttctattAGGCTGGCATTCTAAGACGCAACATTACTAATGTTACTATTACTACCTTATTTGGAATAATCAGTATCTCAAAACATCCTACCTTATTAATACATCACAACATCAAGTCCTACAATATATGTAgaactcaaggcccgtgggccaaatctggcccaccaaaactatttatgtggccctctgggcttttagagggccacataaatagAACCTTAAGTTGACTGTTGTGTGCTTAAGTAtttatcaatcaaataaaatattttttatttgtaaagtgccaaattacatcaatgtgagaatgttaattagttaattttaagaagtactcTTTCAATGAAGGGAATGctataatattttaacagtttgtaaCAGGTAGTTTTATCAGCAACAACCAGACCTTTAAGGACATTTGTGATCTTGATGTGACCcagaatgaaaatgagtttgacgtCTGCGTCTAAAACGGTCAAAATATGTGTTCAAATCCCACTCAGTTAACATGAGCAATGAGGAATCTGAAGTGCATCAAGGTGTAAAATTCTTTTGGATATTATAACAAGAGTTCctacacatttttcaataaaaaatgtacaattttctTCATAAACTATACACTTTGATAGCATAGCACCATTTAGCTGCTTTTTGTGGCAACTGAACTAAGGTGGGTCAACTCTACCTTCAAATCTATAACTCTCTCAAGAAAATAATTGAGCCTCCCACAATAAATACAAGCTCTTGGAAACAAAGTTTGTAAACTTTGGTACATTTACTtcatttcctaaaaaaaaaacaaaaaacatttagtgtctTTGCCATCTGAACCAGACCATGTGACAGACAAGTGAACTGTTCATCATAAACAAGCAGAGTGATTCTTAATGTTACAAGATACAAAGTTACTGAGCACAAGGGAAAACCTTTCCGTCTATGTTCCAGCCCTCACTTACACCAAACATGAAAACAGGACAGGAAGAGCAGGATCTCAAATACAAGCAGCAGGTTTACAGCCTGGGAGAACTCGGAGTAGagttcctgcttttttttttttaaagaaccagTTGAGCTAGTTAAGAATTATGTTCTTAACTAGCTCAACTGTCCTAAAGGGAGGCTTTCCAGATGTATCAGATCTCTCTGCCGGCTTGGAAACGTCCGTTGTGACTTTTGCTCCTTACAAACTTTTATTGGTCAATATAACCTTTgtgcatgcatttttaattatttactttttaataaaaaactgttttgaaagtTGTAATGcaacacataaaacagaaatgaacaataATGTGGCTGAAAGTgtgtggagggaaaaaacaaTTCATTGCATCAGCTCTGAAAGAGTTAACCTGAGAAAATGTGATGTCTGCTTTAAAAGGAGTCACTTTTAGCTaaagcaaccaatcagctgtggagaaattaaaaaaaatgtaaaaaagggaacaggaagaaatgaaaagaaatgcaacagCTGTGATTGTTTTCGACAGAACTGCTCTTTCCTTATTTCAGACTGAAGCATGACTAATCACTCCCTGTCTTCCTGTATCAGTGAGAGCTGAGAAATGACACCCAACCTTTTAGTCTGACATGGCAAGACTGGGTGTGTGAAAGCACGATGCAAACTTTCAATGAAAAGAAGTCTGTAAAAAGttcttataaaataaagcatcataaaagtttgataaaacaGTACAAAGAAGAATAAGCTCACCTTCTGGCTGGCCAGCTCCTCCCTGAGTTTGATTTGCTCCTGCTGCATTTGGTTCATCTcatcctgctggttctggaggcGGAGCTGCATCTCCAAAGATTTGCTGCCGTTGCATTCCCCTGTCGGACTCCCAGAACCGCGTCTCTCCACGCCTCGTCCAAACTTCCCTGGTCCCCGCACGTCTCGGAGCAAGAGCCTCTGAGGTCGATGACGATTTCGCCCGAAATCGAAGGTGAACGCCGAGCCAAAAGAATCTGAGCAAGAAGAGGAGCAAATGCAGAAAGGAATGCTAGAGCAGAATTCATCTCCAAGCAGTCGCGGATGAGCGAGAGTGGACTCACGTCTCTGTGTGTCCAGATGAGTTTTCTGTTCGGGGAAGTCCTTAGGGGGAGCGTCCAACATCTCCCACTCTTCTGAGCTGCTGTTGTGGTTGCTGGTGTAAAACACGCTGCGTCTGTTCTCCACTCGGCCTGGCCGCAGATTAGACATGGAattcctgagaaaaaaaaataaaataaaaaagaggagaaacCGATTTAAACTCAACTGTCTGCAACTCTGTGAAAGTTACTAGGCTGAGTCAAAGTTCTAAATGTCAGTCGAGGAAAATTaagctgcagaaaaataacacagatCATTCAGAAACAATCCAACTAAATGAGGACCTCATTTCCACAAAATGTCCTTCTAGTGTAAAACAATACAGAGTACttcaatgaaatatttatacacTTTCGGCTTACTCACATTTAGTCAagttacaaacaaaaactttatttcttctgattttatgtgacagaccaacacaaagtaactgaaaaggaaaagaaatccCAAAATACATGTGACATTCAAGCAACTTTACTCTGAtcgaagaaaataaaaatctaatgcAACCAACTGCCTTTAGAAATCATTTAGTCAATAAATAGAGTAAAACGATGAGTATCAATGGGTATTctctagataaaaaaaatctgttctgtgataattacagcagcagcaggtaacAAAACATCCTTAGCTTTGAATCTCATATAGCACTGTTCAGTCTACCAtgggaaaaccaaaaaaaaacaatagattaACTGCAAACTGATCAAGACATGGTCAGCAAAAACGGCCAGGCCaggaaataataatttgatgacGGAATAATTACTCACCAAATTTTGTGGAAGAgcaacaagaagaaaactgCTATTGAAAAATGTTATGAGAAGTACCTACTTGTGCAGTGCTAGTAGATACATACTGAAAAAGCCTTGCATAAAGAAATTG contains:
- the tbc1d2b gene encoding TBC1 domain family member 2B, with the translated sequence MHEEEDGSGESSCTTSRLLSFKSLDVAEVEGAKEQASKLCGYLNKLSGKGPLRGYKLRWFVYDPRKCYLYYFKTPQDALPLGHIDIGDACFMYDVEGEEGQFEIRTAGKEFLLKAPSRQVMHYWLQELQQKRWEYSNTKGTGKRDSWSSPTQAYPPTGLVGKDSDAVFIEKLSESMEKVRSDFAMDTEMDVGGMVGIQTARGPFSLKNFGTELRNSMSNLRPGRVENRRSVFYTSNHNSSSEEWEMLDAPPKDFPEQKTHLDTQRHSFGSAFTFDFGRNRHRPQRLLLRDVRGPGKFGRGVERRGSGSPTGECNGSKSLEMQLRLQNQQDEMNQMQQEQIKLREELASQKELVRLLQQTLRTSQFERPSVWRAAPDLSAALEQAPSPAVNQEDVTQLEAVLQERDIQIQSLCGHMERLSLEKESLQQELKGLKIKVGEINDQLGMLMETIQAKDQVIVKLSQENSEQSGNVSDAGSPPPQQELSILKDSLQGYKSQNKFLNKEILELTVMRRNAEIREKALEAKCTALEAKLCQVESKYLVLLQEVRKPVCSSEQDPAREVISRLLEDALQVESPDQNEHQIFKPNSVSEYDVYGFKTVPEEEEEEEKLVAKVRALELKSLSMTDQEVSVGVKWENFLASTMNRDLVRSPELKALIRCGVPHKHRSIVWRWCITSHVKKFRDHLAPDYYETLLNVARDRPNPASKQIELDLLRTLPNNKHYASPSAGGIHKLRNVLVAFSWRNPDIGYCQGLNRLAAIALLYLDQEDAFWTLVAIIEVFMPRDYYTKTLLGSQVDQRVFKDLMSEKLPRLHAHFEQHKVDFSLITFNWFLVVFVDSVVSDILFKIWDAFLFEGPKIIFRFALALFKYQEEEFLKLQDTTAIFKYLRYFTRTILDSRKLMNIAFVDMNPFPLRQIQNRRSFHLEKVRLELTELEAIRQTFLKERETSLDRRSFVSDDDEDN